From Candidatus Neomarinimicrobiota bacterium:
GTGTTGGAATTCAGGATTGCCCACGACCCGGCGCGTATTATCAATGTTGGTGTACCGGTTCCTATGCAGGCCGGCCTTCTCCTTGAGTAGAAGCATCTTCAAGGCCGCCTCATCAATCCGTTCCCTGCTGATGAGTCCCTCCTGGACCGCCTTTTCCACGATATCGACTGCAAAACGGAAGTTGAAATTCTGGATGATAATATCACACCCAGCGTTGATGGCTTCAATAAGGGCATAAGCATCCGTGAAGTTCTCGGTCACGCCACCCATAGCCATGGCGTCGGTGATCACGGCGCCTTTAAAATCCAACTGGTTTCTCAGCACTTCTGTCGTCCAAAACCTGGAGAGGGTGGCGGGTGTACCAGCATGAGGCTGGTAATCAGGGGCCTGGATATGGGCGATCATGACCAGATCGATTCCATCCTTGATTGCTGCGATGAATGGCAGCAGCTCCACCGTCCATAGTCGGGTTGAGTCGCTGGGAATGATAGCCAGATTGGAATGTGAATCCGTTTCAGTATCGCCGTGGCCGGGAAAGTGTTTGGCCGTGCCCAGCATACCATTTTCCCGCATCCCACGGATGAAAGCCCTGGAGAATTCGATGACCATTGCTGGGTCTTCCCCATATGAGCGCACGTTGATGATGGGATTAGCGGGATTATTATTCACATCCACCACTGGCATGAGGTTCAGTTGGATCCCTACCGCGCGGCCTTCAATGGCAGTGATCCGTCCGGCCTGATAGGCATAGTCGGGGTTGCCGGTCGCACCCACTGCCATCAGCACCGGTAAAGGAGTGCCCCCAGGAAAGCGCTGATGCAGGCCCCGCTCAATGTCCGCGTCGAACAGGATTGGAACCTTGGACATCTTCTGCATCTGGTTCATTATTGTGAGCGACGTACCGACATCCCCATACCAGAGATGGATGCCACCGATGCCATCGGTCTGGATCAGCTCCACAATCTCCCGCCACTGCTCCGATTCCTCATTCAAGTACTGCATGTTCATATAATAAAGCATCATCTGGGCGATTTTCTCCCGTTGGGTAAGCTTCCGAAGGGTCGCCCGTGCCCAGGCCCCTTCACCACCCATCACCGCTAGCCCGGCGCAGCCGGAGAATAGCAGAATGCCAGATAGAAAAAGCGCAAACTTGCTGTTGAGAGAGATTCGTCGCATGTACCCACCTGTTTAGTTACTTATCGATTTCAGCAAATTTAAAAAATGTGAGCTGGGAAGCACGAGAAACAGTGGAGTACCCCAATTATTTCACTGATCCGACTCACTTCAACTACCTGGTACAAATCAGCTTTTCCGCCCAATTAGTGCCTTATAGCTTTCGTGTGCCTAAATTCACACACTTGGTTTCGTCCGTGTGATATCCTTCATCGCCAAAGGTGCATAGATGACCGGGAACAAAGCCAACCGATCCAATCAGGCTTCTCCCTTCGTAGAGCCACACCGGATTCTGGTCACAGGGGGCGCCGGCTTTTTAGGTTCACATCTGTGCCGCCAGCTCATTAAACAAGGCCAAGAGGTGCTTTGCCTGGATAATTTTTTTACCGGTCACAAGCGAAACATTCAGGATTTACTTGACCACCCCAACTTTGAACTCGTCCGACATGACATCGTCAATCCTA
This genomic window contains:
- a CDS encoding glycoside hydrolase family 3 protein; this encodes MRRISLNSKFALFLSGILLFSGCAGLAVMGGEGAWARATLRKLTQREKIAQMMLYYMNMQYLNEESEQWREIVELIQTDGIGGIHLWYGDVGTSLTIMNQMQKMSKVPILFDADIERGLHQRFPGGTPLPVLMAVGATGNPDYAYQAGRITAIEGRAVGIQLNLMPVVDVNNNPANPIINVRSYGEDPAMVIEFSRAFIRGMRENGMLGTAKHFPGHGDTETDSHSNLAIIPSDSTRLWTVELLPFIAAIKDGIDLVMIAHIQAPDYQPHAGTPATLSRFWTTEVLRNQLDFKGAVITDAMAMGGVTENFTDAYALIEAINAGCDIIIQNFNFRFAVDIVEKAVQEGLISRERIDEAALKMLLLKEKAGLHRNRYTNIDNTRRVVGNPEFQHLASEMATKAVTLVKNEGNLVPLRATAEEDTVYV